The nucleotide sequence CTTTTTAGCGAAAATTTTGCATGTCCGGATTGCGGAATAAGTATAGGAGAAATTTCGCCTAGTATGTTCTCGTTTAATGCACCATTTGGAAAATGCGATGTTTGTGATGGAATAGGAACTTTACTTGAAATTGATGAGGATTTAGTTATCCCTGATAAATCAAAAAGCATAATGGAAGGTGCAATAGCGCCTTGGGGAGAAGGAAGGTTAAAGGAAGAGTCATGGACTTTTGGTGTTCTTAAGGCGCTTTCAAAGAAGTATAAACTTGATATAAATAAACCAATTGAGGATTATGATGAGAAAACTTTGAATATACTTTTATATGGCGCACCAGATGTGCTTAAGGTTAACTATGTTAAGGATTCTCAGGAAATGGTATTTAATCACCATTATGAAGGCATAATTAATCAAATGAAGAGAAGATATATGGAGAGTAATTCTGATTACATAAAATCTGAAATAGAAAATTATATGAGTAACAATCCATGTCCAAAGTGCAAAGGAGCAAGACTAAAAAAAGAAGTGCTTGCAATTACAGTTGGAAACAAAAACATATTTGAATTTTGTTCTATGCCAATAAGAGAAGAAGTATCTTTTATTGATACTTTAGAACTTTCAAATAAGCATAAAATTATAAGTGCTCAGATAGTTAAGGAGATTAAAAGCAGACTTGAATTTTTAATAAATGTTGGTTTGGATTACTTAAATCTTGCTAGAGAAGCTAGAACACTATCTGGTGGTGAGTCTCAAAGGATAAGACTTGCAACTCAAATAGGTTCAAGTTTAGTTGGAGTTCTTTATATATTGGATGAACCTAGTATAGGACTTCATCAAAGAGATAATGATAGACTTATAGCAACAATGAAAAATCTTAAAGATATAGGGAACACACTTATTGTAGTTGAACATGATGAGGATACAATAAAGGCTGCTGATTTTATTGTTGATATAGGTCCTGGAGCTGGAGAACATGGAGGAGAAATAATTGCGGCAGGAAGCTTAGAGGATATAAAAAACTGTAAGGAGTCTATAACTGGTCAATATTTAACGGGAGTTAAAAAGATAGAAGTTCCTAAGGAGAGAAGAGAAGCAGGCAAAAACTTTATAGAAATTGTTGGAGCAAAGGAAAACAATCTTAAGAATGTAAATGTTAAATTTCCAGTAGGATTATTTACTTGTGTTACAGGTGTGTCTGGTTCGGGAAAGAGTACACTTGTAAATGAAATACTATATAAAGCCTTAAATAAAAAAATAAACCGTTCAAAGCTTAATCCAGGAAAATATAAGAGCATTAACGGTATAGAAAACATTGATAAGATTATAGATATAAACCAAAGTCCTATTGGAAGAACACCGAGATCTAATCCAGCAACTTACACAGGAGTGTTTGACATAATAAGAGAGCTTTATGCATCTACTAAGGAGGCAAAGTTAAGAGGTTACAAGGCTGGTAGATTTAGTTTTAACGTAAAAGGTGGAAGATGTGAGGCTTGTAAGGGTGATGGAATAGTAAGAATTGAAATGCAGTTCTTATCTGATGTTTATGTACCTTGTGATGTTTGTAAAGGCAAGAGATATAATAGGGAAACATTAGAAATAAAGTATAAAGATAAAAATATAGATGACTTATTAAATATGACTGTAGAGGACGCATTGAAGTTTTTCGAGAACCTTCCTAGAATAAAGAATAAACTTCAAACTTTAGCAGATGTAGGGCTTGGATATGTGAGACTTGGTCAACCTTCTACTCAGCTCTCAGGTGGAGAAGCTCAAAGAATAAAGTTGGCTTATGAATTATCAAAGAGAAGTACAGGAAAAACACTATATATACTTGATGAGCCTACAACAGGACTTCATACAGACGATGTTAAGAAGCTTATAAGTATACTTCAAAGACTTACTGATATGGGAAATACAGTTGTGGTTATAGAGCATAATTTAGATGTTATAAAATGTGCAGATTATATAGTTGACTTAGGACCTGAAGGAGGGGAAAAAGGAGGTACTATACTTTGCAGTGGAACACCTGAACAGGTAGCTCAAAATAGTTCCTCATATACGGGACAATATCTAAAAAAGATGTTATAATTATAGGGTATATTATATTAGAATGCACGCATTATGCTTGAAATTATAACGTAAGAAGGTGTTAAATATTGGTTTCTGTATACAACATTAGTTCTTTGGCAGTGATTGGTGCAAGCCTAAGCAATATGAGTACAATTTTTAAGTTTGTTATAATAGCAATTGTATATCTTATAATCTTCACTGCCTTTAAGATAATGTATAAGGATATGAAAAATGGCGACAAAAGGCCTGCCGCAAGTAGAAAAAGAACATTTGGACTTGAAGTTTTGGAACCTGGAATGAATAAAACCATAAGAAGAGGATCAGTTGTTCCTGTAAGTAGAGAAATAACAATTGGAAGAAAAGACGATAATTCCATTATGCTTAATGAAGGTTATGTTTCTGGTCATCATGCTAGAGTTTATCTCAGAAATAATCAATATATTCTCGAGGATTTAAATAGTACTAATGGTACAGTACTTAATGGACAAAAAATAAAGAGCAAAGCATACATAAAAAGCGGTGATGAGATAAAAATTGGAAGCAGCCTTTTTAAGGTAATAGGATAGGTGATAATTAAATGGATAGTTTAAAGGATGAGAAAAAACTCTTAAGGTATACTTATTTTTTTTGTTTGATATGTTTCGCGAATATATCACTACTGAAAGATCCATTTGATGTGGGAGCTTTAGTGATGTTTGCTGTAATATGCTTTTTGATGGGATATTCTCATTTTATACTTAGAAAGTTTTTCCCTGATGGAGATAAATACTTGTTAGTATTTGCATGTATTCTTTCTTCCATAGGGATTGTTATACTGTATAGAATAAATCCATCATACGCAGTTAGACAGATAGTGTGGTTTATTGGCGGTATTGCTGTTTTTATATTAATTGTGGTGCTTTTGCCAGAGCTTAAAAAATATGATAGATATAAATATGTATATATGGTGATATGTCTATTATTTATGGCTATGGCAACCTTTAAAGGAACAGAAAAAAATGGTTCTAGAAACTGGGTTTATATAGGTTCCCTTGGTTTTCAGCCATCTGAATTTGGTAAGATATTTTTAGTTGCATATCTTGCAGCGGCGCTTAAAGAATATGAAAACTTTAAACAGCTTATCGAACCAGCCTTCGTAGTAATGGTATCATTAGGATTCAT is from Clostridium acetobutylicum ATCC 824 and encodes:
- the uvrA gene encoding excinuclease ABC subunit UvrA yields the protein MKDKIVIKGAKVHNLKNVDLTVPRNEFVVFTGLSGSGKSSLAFDTLYAEGQRRYMESLSSYARQFLGQMDKPNVEYIEGLSPAISIDQKTTGRNPRSTVGTVTEIYDYLRLLYAKIGVPHCPNCGKEISQQTVDQIVDSVMKLEERTKIQVLAPVVRGRKGEHTKLIAHIKKSGFVRVRIDGEVYEIDEDEIKLDKNKKHHIEALVDRIVIKQGVEGRLTDSVETALKLAEGLVVINVMGKEDMLFSENFACPDCGISIGEISPSMFSFNAPFGKCDVCDGIGTLLEIDEDLVIPDKSKSIMEGAIAPWGEGRLKEESWTFGVLKALSKKYKLDINKPIEDYDEKTLNILLYGAPDVLKVNYVKDSQEMVFNHHYEGIINQMKRRYMESNSDYIKSEIENYMSNNPCPKCKGARLKKEVLAITVGNKNIFEFCSMPIREEVSFIDTLELSNKHKIISAQIVKEIKSRLEFLINVGLDYLNLAREARTLSGGESQRIRLATQIGSSLVGVLYILDEPSIGLHQRDNDRLIATMKNLKDIGNTLIVVEHDEDTIKAADFIVDIGPGAGEHGGEIIAAGSLEDIKNCKESITGQYLTGVKKIEVPKERREAGKNFIEIVGAKENNLKNVNVKFPVGLFTCVTGVSGSGKSTLVNEILYKALNKKINRSKLNPGKYKSINGIENIDKIIDINQSPIGRTPRSNPATYTGVFDIIRELYASTKEAKLRGYKAGRFSFNVKGGRCEACKGDGIVRIEMQFLSDVYVPCDVCKGKRYNRETLEIKYKDKNIDDLLNMTVEDALKFFENLPRIKNKLQTLADVGLGYVRLGQPSTQLSGGEAQRIKLAYELSKRSTGKTLYILDEPTTGLHTDDVKKLISILQRLTDMGNTVVVIEHNLDVIKCADYIVDLGPEGGEKGGTILCSGTPEQVAQNSSSYTGQYLKKML
- a CDS encoding FHA domain-containing protein, which gives rise to MVSVYNISSLAVIGASLSNMSTIFKFVIIAIVYLIIFTAFKIMYKDMKNGDKRPAASRKRTFGLEVLEPGMNKTIRRGSVVPVSREITIGRKDDNSIMLNEGYVSGHHARVYLRNNQYILEDLNSTNGTVLNGQKIKSKAYIKSGDEIKIGSSLFKVIG